Proteins from one Cicer arietinum cultivar CDC Frontier isolate Library 1 chromosome 3, Cicar.CDCFrontier_v2.0, whole genome shotgun sequence genomic window:
- the LOC101506717 gene encoding BTB/POZ domain and ankyrin repeat-containing protein COCH-like, which translates to MSMEESLRSLSLDYLNLLINGQAFSDVVFSVEGRLVHAHRCILAARSMFFRKFFCGPEPASGVLDPSSGNRVNSVGSTRSGVIPVNSVGYEVFLLMLQFLYSGQVCIVPQKHEARPNCGERACWHTHCTSAVDLALDTLSAARYFGVEQLALLTQKQLANMVEKASIEDVMKVLLASRKQDMQQLWSTCSHLVAKSGLPPEVLAKHLPIDIIAKIEELRMKSSLSRRSLNAHHRRHPHDLTAAADLEDQKIRRMRRALDSSDVELVKLMVMGEGLNLDEALALPYAVENCSREVVKALLELGAADVNFPAGPTGKTPLHIAAEMVSPDMVAVLLDHHADPNVRTVDGVTPLDILRTLTSDFLFKGAVPGLTHIEPNKLRLCLELVQSAALVMSREDGNNNANNNNATSSSGTTMYPHMNEDHSHNNNINNNLNLDSRLVYLNLGANQISSRMDSGDDDNNHNSQREAINSSMYHHHHHSHDY; encoded by the exons ATGTCAATGGAAGAGTCACTAAGATCTCTGTCTTTAGATTACTTAAACCTTCTAATAAATGGACAAGCCTTCAGCGACGTGGTATTCAGCGTGGAAGGGCGTTTAGTACACGCGCATAGATGCATATTAGCAGCAAGAAGTATGTTCTTCAGGAAATTCTTTTGTGGGCCAGAGCCAGCCTCAGGAGTACTAGACCCATCATCAGGAAACAGAGTTAACTCGGTTGGATCAACCAGGTCGGGTGTTATACCTGTTAACTCGGTAGGTTATGAAGTTTTCTTGTTGATGCTTCAGTTTCTCTATAGTGGACAAGTTTGTATTGTGCCTCAGAAACATGAAGCTAGGCCTAATTGTGGTGAACGTGCTTGTTGGCATACGCATTGTACATCAGCCGTTGATCTTGCTCTTGATACTCTCTCCGCCGCTAGATATTTTGGTGTTGAACAGCTCGCATTGCTCACTCAG AAACAACTAGCTAACATGGTAGAaaaagcttcaattgaagatgtaATGAAAGTGTTACTAGCATCAAGAAAACAAGACATGCAGCAATTATGGAGCACATGTTCCCACCTGGTAGCAAAATCAGGCCTACCTCCAGAAGTACTAGCAAAACACCTCCCTATTGACATCATAGCCAAAATAGAAGAGCTTCGTATGAAATCCTCTTTATCACGTCGCTCTTTAAATGCACACCATCGTCGTCACCCCCACGACCTCACTGCCGCAGCCGACCTAGAAGACCAAAAAATCCGCCGAATGAGACGAGCCCTCGACTCCTCGGATGTCGAACTCGTCAAACTCATGGTAATGGGAGAAGGCCTTAATCTCGACGAAGCATTAGCATTACCTTATGCCGTAGAGAATTGTAGTAGAGAAGTGGTCAAAGCTTTATTGGAACTCGGTGCAGCCGATGTGAACTTCCCGGCTGGTCCAACCGGTAAAACTCCGCTCCACATTGCCGCCGAGATGGTGTCCCCGGACATGGTTGCCGTGCTTCTTGACCACCATGCCGACCCGAATGTAAGAACGGTTGATGGTGTTACGCCATTGGATATTCTAAGAACCCTAACTTCAGATTTTCTGTTCAAAGGTGCTGTCCCTGGATTAACTCACATAGAACCAAACAAACTAAGGTTGTGTTTGGAGCTTGTTCAATCTGCAGCACTTGTTATGTCAAGAGAAGATGGGAATAATAATGCTAACAACAATAATGCAACTTCTTCTTCAGGAACAACTATGTATCCTCATATGAATGAAGATCATAGCCACaacaacaatattaataataacctTAACTTGGATTCAAGGTTGGTTTATCTTAACCTTGGTGCTAATCAAATCAGTTCGAGGATGGATTCTGGTGATGATGATAACAACCATAATAGTCAAAGGGAAGCTATCAACTCCTCCAtgtatcatcatcatcatcactcTCATGActactaa
- the LOC112935916 gene encoding uncharacterized protein LOC112935916, which translates to MQKPETQRNQPPPGYPTGQDPLTKRKLFFSSKKKGERGFIEGCLFALCCCWLCEECC; encoded by the exons ATGCAGAAGCCAGAGACCCAGAGAAACCAGCCACCACCAG GATACCCAACTGGCCAGGATCCCCTCACAAAAAGAAAGCTGTTCTTTAGTTCTAAGAAGAAAGGAGAGAGGGGCTTCATTGAGGGATG CCTCTTTGCTCTGTGCTGCTGCTGGCTTTGCGAAGAATGCTGCTAA
- the LOC101507366 gene encoding uncharacterized protein, translated as MGSSEDFSVVVLASDLAVDARPFLLHEQQQQQQEEESWHDCSQYLSPDEDFSDLELLQFITLQGSDRNGIRILRIVGKYYPATVVSAERLKRYVFHKIFSELPDGPFCIVYMHSTVQKEDNSPGITILRWIYEELPADFKDRLQTMYFIHPGLRSRLVIATLGRFFLSGGLYWKIKYVSRLQYLWDDIKKGEIEIPEFVRNHDDILENRPLTDYGIEPDPFHLSGMPSVAYSFGKYEERWAGRDHVSKYEYN; from the exons ATGGGATCATCAGAGGATTTTTCGGTGGTAGTATTGGCATCAGATCTCGCCGTCGATGCCCGACCTTTCCTTCTCCATGAACAACAACAGCAGCAGCAAGAAGAAGAGAGTTGGCACGATTGTTCTCAGTACCTCTCCCCCGACGAAGATTTCTCCGACCTCGAACTATTACAATTCATTACTCTCCAAGGCTCCGACAGAAACGGAATTCGTATTCTCCGCATCGTCGGCAAGTACTATCCCG CAACAGTTGTGAGTGCAGAGCGGCTGAAGAGGTATGTCTTTCACAAAATATTTAGTGAGTTGCCAGATGGGCCATTTTGCATTGTTTACATGCACAGTACTGTTCAAAAGGAGGATAATTCTCCTGGGATAACCATATTGAGGTGGATTTATGAAGAACTTCCAGCTGATTTTAAGGACAGGCTTCAAACTATGTACTTCATCCACCCTGGGCTTCGTTCCCGGCTAGTCATAGCTACTCTTGGCAGGTTTTTCTTGAGTGGAGG ATTATATTGGAAGATCAAGTATGTAAGCCGCCTTCAGTACCTTTGGGATGATATAAAGAAAGGAGAGATTGAGATACCAGAATTCGTACGAAATCATGATGATATTTTGGAGAATAGGCCACTCACTGATTATGGAATTGAACCCGACCCCTTTCACTTGTCTGGGATGCCTTCAGTTGCATACTCATTTGGAAAATATGAAGAGAGATGGGCAGGAAGGGATCATGTCTCTAAGTATGAATATAACTGA